The following proteins come from a genomic window of Leishmania major strain Friedlin complete genome, chromosome 3:
- a CDS encoding putative 60S acidic ribosomal protein P2 (previous protein_id=AAM69009.1) — translation MSAETLACTYAALMLSDAGLPTSAENIAAAVKAAGVEMRPTLPIIFARFLEKKSVETLMAAAAAQAPTAASAPSPAAGAASAAAAGGKVEDKKKDEPEEEGDDDMGFGLFD, via the coding sequence ATGTCCGCTGAGACCCTCGCGTGCACGTACGCCGCGCTCATGCTGAGCGACGCCGGCCTGCCCACCTCGGCCGAGAacatcgccgcggcggtgaagGCTGCCGGCGTCGAGATGCGCCCCACCCTGCCCATCATCTTTGCTCGCTTCCTGGAGAAGAAGTCCGTGGAGACGCtgatggcggccgccgccgcgcaggccCCGACGGCCGCGTCCGCCCCGTCTCCGGCAGCgggcgccgcctccgctgcagcggccggcgGCAAGGTGGAGGACAAGAAGAAGGACGagcccgaggaggagggcgacgacgacatggGCTTTGGTCTGTTCGACTAA
- a CDS encoding putative 60S acidic ribosomal protein P2 (previous protein_id=AAM69010.1), whose amino-acid sequence MSAETLACTYAALMLSDAGLPTSAENIAAAVKAAGVEMRPTLPIIFARFLEKKSVETLMAAAAAQAPTAASAPSPAAGAASAAAAGGKVEDKKKDEPEEEGDDDMGFGLFD is encoded by the coding sequence ATGTCCGCTGAGACCCTCGCGTGCACGTACGCCGCGCTCATGCTGAGCGATGCCGGCCTACCCACCTCGGCCGAGAacatcgccgcggcggtgaagGCTGCCGGCGTCGAGATGCGCCCCACCCTGCCCATCATCTTTGCTCGCTTCCTGGAGAAGAAGTCCGTGGAGACGCtgatggcggccgccgccgcgcaggccCCGACGGCCGCGTCCGCCCCGTCTCCGGCAGCgggcgccgcctccgctgcagcggccggcgGCAAGGTGGAGGACAAGAAGAAGGACGagcccgaggaggagggcgacgacgacatggGCTTTGGTCTGTTCGACTAA
- a CDS encoding conserved TLD domain protein (previous protein_id=AAM69011.1) has product MERLPTGAAGGDAAETAAVPPGITVGGRPPSRASTSTASPPPVATQLTDTQLLQLSLRNAVASAAAGKATVAANNYALVIKIIFRKCFLLEELVLLALAMGYETRKVAHTAPPHIAGDDGRKSSGPGGGAAGTGPHDCPLSAGAAHEQLVDPLVSVGTLLPPGLDEDDYEGECTYSEQKEQREQQQRHQHVWTTPAARDGASIASTVSSARPTAHDSTPGYDTATARWLACLLAKVHPDALPIATLEKICKVPLTGSPNAAASSPARGGAAARRHVTSTTSAASIGHWPSATGANDSPSMSTVAVLPLLPSLKSSPTASPPGAASPMPAGGRRDMSTGSPNSNGDAAPSLGAAAPFSTSLSLLFATLLWDVACALWNEGFIEDAHHWLSVMDVRRLWKLYEDLCRGGEAAADGCHEQPAAAAPSPSRLFAFREPPEESVKSGDRACALSWPAVLAESCAADVSRSSAATESPSGGAGQTIHSSGAQQEHVVSSTAVPQPRQGILLSALAQVGGPLPMTDLTACFTGPAELEVGNADKDAVTAATQSRTEERSVGDDAAAMHAETRTAALATFVRRLARRTSALRDLCGFMIACETAEDVFYVMYALNSALVTQQWKYGQQQERQRADDAAAAARGAAATTASTTATTTNGGLSELLIIANLLIELFITKRAQQLLLEEGGLDEFASGIAAAPSPLAADGGGGSAEDASRRLSRQQQRRRTDRAIRRACDEVVCAFTNGRCLTLYALESYGIPPPCDGDSSTVTVQLLAPELPFVLVSNLLSSTLNYSTRYLFSKVYHGVMGCRGVDAAERHQEAGIGSPSPSSSAAAAAAAAASIPSHPNRTRRATDEEKERRRAWTRLPDAAAAAAPQRTPPLHAHAAPTSASATITASVQSVAGELFGLMKKTAVNWRDLGNRGHAGVAPQSCGGGNCNYDCRHHHQDVRPSFSMADAPGGDPLLGREGGDGYAERLAAARREHRAAAGDGGSKERVQLGEATPWSAGSPATVTSNNSSLADARSTTGAYPGRPDGDAPSVSLPCRAGRSRGCALKTRGVGAAEMMLPSSSSIAVSLLAEENELTGLGDAVSDLYLAPAAPASQEEAPPSAPQPAATVVHTPAAHLQSRSPSEALSLRLLALLYRYPQLHTLEPVTASHVDLVGKELNKALHILQTAMRDRFGDGWWLQWRSRREGETQRYYARALTDAQRGGYPLSLPATALPSSPARAAGAAGAAVVPPRTIGMSAVQPDPSLLLVGARPWHASVAHEQDKVNVWGLDARGCSGVPPPSAPPPSSRAHTVLSDLWCTRTLTIPTDEELRKPVQDLRRHFTGTTTASAASRETATAATDTAPASAAAMHGDVQAAGMLLDVDWDIPPVYTPDVSLDFSAFTTTSVETQESTRQLVESLQQREQARGDDGDGSDNDYSCDDAAGAPGVSVLSRACRRLLHNELPLLQQYSPWRVIYSTRMHGVSLSTLFSNCRREVERQGLSGYAVDSAVTTTLSDSKPMLLVLELPASTTLQFSEDDAGVREAWADADTSSSTTRPEARWQADDGGRRHRRRNKLFVGAFLSDLLRLESRRYYGSQDCFVFQLLVPGTVEGEATASGASAASAGPQLRVHRATRSNTQYINCRATSIVIGGGEGGSSIYLDDTLCHGATSACATFASPPLSTWVSTPCEAAGDGADGESDVHRRQKSLCVLNVEVIVMDA; this is encoded by the coding sequence ATGGAGCGCTTGCCCAcgggcgcagcaggtggtgACGCCGCCGAAACCGCGGCAGTGCCACCGGGCATCACTGTTGGTGGCCGCCCGCCCAGTCGGGCTTCCACGTCCACGGCGTCCCCGCCCCCGGTGGCCACCCAGCTGACCGACacacagctgctgcagctctcgcttcgcaacgccgtcgcatcggcggccgccggcaaGGCGACCGTTGCCGCGAACAACTACGCTCTCGTCATCAAGATCATCTTCCGCAAGTGCTtcctgctggaggagctcgtgTTGCTGGCGCTCGCGATGGGCTACGAGACTCGCAAAGTCGCTCATACCGCTCCCCCTCACATCGCCGGCGATGACGGCCGTAAAAGTAGCGgccccggcggcggcgctgcaggcactGGCCCGCACGACTGTCCGCTCTccgctggtgcagcacacgAGCAGCTGGTGGATCCGCTGGTAAGCGTGGGCACGCTTCTGCCGCCTGGCTTGGACGAAGATGACTACGAAGGGGAGTGCACGTACTCTGAACAAAAGGAGCAACgtgaacagcagcagcggcatcagcacGTCTGGACAacaccagcggcgcgggACGGCGCCAGCATCGCCTCAACGGTGTCGTCGGCCAGGCCTACAGCACACGACTCGACGCCAGGGTACGACACCGCAACCGCACGGTGGCTTGCCTGCCTGCTCGCCAAGGTGCACCCAGACGCGCTGCCGATCGCCACACTGGAGAAGATCTGCAAAGTACCCCTGACCGGCTCACCTAACGCGGCAGCATCATCACCTGCACGCGGCGGGGCAGCTGCTCGTCGGCACGTCACGAGCACTACCTCCGCGGCCAGCATTGGCCACTGGCCGTCTGCTACGGGAGCCAACGACTCCCCGTCGATGAGCACCGTTGCTGttctgcctctgctgccctcTCTCAAGTCGTCGCCGACCGCTTCGCCGCCCGGAGCGGCATCACCGATGCCCGCTGGCGGAAGAAGGGACATGTCGACTGGCAGCCcgaacagcaacggcgacgccgccccATCGTTGGGGGCCGCTgcgcccttctccacctcACTCTCGCTTCTGTTCGCGACCCTCCTCTGGGACGTCGCCTGCGCACTGTGGAACGAGGGCTTCATCGAGGATGCGCACCACTGGCTCTCCGTCATGGACGTGCGACGGCTGTGGAAACTCTACGAAGACTTGTGCCGCGGTGGcgaggccgctgccgatggCTGCCATGagcagccggcggcggcggcgccatcgccgtcaaGGCTCTTTGCCTTTAGAGAGCCCCCCGAGGAGAGCGTGAAGAGCGGCGACCGCGCCTGTGCGCTGAGCTGGCCGGCGGTGTTGGCAgagagctgcgccgcagacGTGTCGCGGtcatcagcagcgacggaaAGCCCGTCGGGAGGCGCCGGCCAGACTATCCACTCCAgtggcgcgcagcaggagcacgTCGTTTCCAGCACAGCTGTGCCACAACCTCGACAAGGGATCCTGCTCTCCGCCCTTGCTCAGGTTGGCGGGCCGCTGCCCATGACTGACTTGACCGCGTGCTTCACCGGCCCGGCAGAACTCGAGGTCGGCAACGCGGACAAGGATGCGGTGACGGCTGCCACGCAGTCGAGGACGGAGGAGCGCAGTGtgggcgacgacgcagcagcgatgcatgCAGAGACACGAACGGCTGCCCTCGCCACTTTtgtccgccgcctcgcacgccgcacgagcgCGCTGCGTGACCTCTGCGGGTTCATGATCGCCTGCGAGACCGCCGAAGACGTTTTCTACGTCATGTACGCCCTGAACAGCGCTCTCGTGACACAGCAGTGGAAGTacggccagcagcaggagcggcagcgagcagacgacgcagcagctgcggccagaggggcagccgccaccacggcctccaccaccgcgacTACGACTAACGGCGGGCTGTCTGAGCTGCTCATCATTGCGAACCTCCTCATAGAACTCTTCATAACGAAGCGggcccagcagctgctgttgGAAGAGGGCGGACTGGACGAATTCGCTTctggcatcgccgccgcgccgtcaccgctggcggcggaCGGAGGTGGGGGTAGTGCGGAAGATGCATCGCGCAGGCTTtcacgtcagcagcagcggcggcgcaccgacCGTGCCATTcgccgcgcgtgcgacgAGGTTGTCTGCGCCTTCACGAATGGGCGGTGCCTCACCCTCTATGCACTCGAATCGTATGGCATCCCGCCCCcgtgcgacggcgacagcagcaccgtgaCGGTGCAACTGCTGGCACCTGAGCTACCCTTCGTTCTCGTGAGCAACCTACTGAGCAGCACGCTCAACTACTCCACTCGCTACCTCTTCAGCAAGGTGTATCACGGTGTCATGGGGTGCCGCGGCGTGGACGCGGCAGAGCGCCATCAGGAGGCTGGGATAGGCAGCCCATCACCATCAtcttcggcagcagcggccgccgccgccgccgcgtccatCCCGAGTCATCCGAACCGCACACGACGCGCCACAGATGAGGAGAAggaacgccgccgcgcatgGACGCGGCTGcctgacgcagcagcagcagcggcgccgcagaggacaccaccgctgcacgcacacgctgcacCAACATCGGCATCCGCGACCATCACAGCCTCCGTGCAGAGCGTCGCTGGCGAGCTCTTCGGCCTCATGAAGAAAACGGCGGTGAACTGGCGCGACCTCGGCAACCGTGGTCACGCCGGTGTGGCCCCGCAGTcatgcggcggtggcaacTGCAACTACGACTGTAGGCATCACCACCAGGACGTGCGACCGTCCTTCAGCATGGCTGATGCGCCCGGCGGTGATCCGCTGCTGGGACGGGAAGGCGGTGACGGGTATGCAGAGCgtctcgccgccgcgcgccgcgagcatcgcgcggcggcgggggacGGTGGCAGCAAAGAACGAGTGCAGCTCGGGGAGGCGACGCCGTGGTCGGCTGGATCACCCGCAACGGTCacgagcaacaacagcagcttGGCGGACGCCCGCAGCACGACCGGCGCCTACCCCGGCAGGCccgacggcgacgcaccGTCTGTGTCGCTTCCGTGCCGGGCTGGTCGAAGCCGCGGGTGCGCGCTCAAGACGAGGGGGGTGGGTGCTGCGGAAATGATgctgccgtcctcctcgtccatcGCGGTGTCGCTCTTGGCTGAAGAGAACGAACTGACAGgcctcggcgacgccgtcagcgacCTCTACCTCGcccccgcagcgcctgcaagCCAAGAAGAAGCAccaccgtcggcgccgcaACCGGCGGCCACGGTGGTGCACACGCCAGCCGCCCACCTCCAGAGCCGATCCCCTAGCGAGGCCCTCAGCCTGCGGCTACTCGCACTGCTGTATCGGTatccgcagctgcacacgctgGAGCCGGTCACAGCGAGCCACGTTGACCTTGTAGGGAAGGAGCTGAACAAAGCCCTGCACATCCTACAGACGGCGATGCGGGATCGGTTTGGCGATGGGTGGTGGCTGCAGTGGCGCTCACGACGCGAGGGCGAGACGCAGCGCTACTACGCACGCGCTCTGACGGATGCACAGCGCGGCGGCTACCCCCTGAGCTTGCCCGCCACGGCATTGCCATCGTCCCCCGCAAgggctgcaggagcagctggcgctgcggtggtaCCACCGAGGACGATAGGCATGTCCGCGGTGCAGCCGGACCCGTCCCTGCTTCTTGTCGGTGCTCGGCCTTGGcacgcctccgtcgcgcaTGAGCAGGATAAGGTGAATGTGTGGGGGCTGGACGCGAGGGGGTGCAGTGGCGTACCCCCGCCatccgcgccgccaccgtcctCGCGAGCACACACGGTTCTATCCGACCTGTggtgcacgcgcaccttGACGATACCGACGGATGAGGAGCTGCGAAAGCCTGTTCAAGATCTGAGGAGGCACTTTACGGGCACCACTACTGCGTCAGCCGCGTCCAGGGAAACGGCAACCGCTGCGACGGACACCGCGCCCgcgtccgcggcagcgatgcacgGAGACGTGCAGGCGGCTGGGATGCTGCTCGATGTAGACTGGGATATCCCGCCAGTCTACACACCCGATGTCTCACTCGACTTCTCAGCCTTCACAACGACGTCGGTGGAAACGCAGGAGAGCACGCGGCAGCTCGTGGAgtctctgcagcagcgggagcaggcgcgtggcgacgacggtgacggcagTGACAACGATTACAGCTGTGACGATGCCGCAGGTGCGCCCGGCGTGTCGGTGCTgtcgcgtgcgtgtcggcggctgctgcacaacGAGCTGCCATTGCTGCAGCAGTACAGCCCATGGCGCGTCATCTACAGTACGCGGATGCATGGCGTCAGCCTAAGCACGCTCTTCTCCAACTGCCGCCGTGAGGTGGAGCGCCAGGGCCTCTCCGGCTACGCCGTCGACTCTGCAGTGACCACCACGCTGTCGGACTCCAAGCCGATGCTGCTCGTTCTGGAGTTGCCGGCGTCGACAACGCTGCAATTCTCCGAGGATGACGCCGGCGTGCGAGAGGCTTGGGCCGACGCCGACACGTCCTCCTCTACAACTCGGCCGGAAGCACGCTGGCAAGCCGAtgatggcggccgccgccaccgtcgccgcaaCAAACTCTTCGTTGGTGCCTTCCTCTCCGACTTGCTGCGGCTCGAGTCGCGGCGGTACTACGGCAGTCAAGACTGTTTTGTGTTCCAGCTGCTCGTGCCTGGCACTGTCGAGGGCGAAGCGACCGCGTCCGGCGCGTCCGCTGCCTCAGCGGGGCCGCAGCTCCGTGTGCACCGCGCCACTCGCAGCAACACGCAGTACATCAACTGCCGCGCCACGTCCATCGTGatcggcggtggtgagggcGGGAGCAGCATCTACCTTGACGACACCCTCTGCCACGGCGCGACAAGCGCGTGCGCCACGttcgcatcgccgccgctgagcacCTGGGTGTCGACCCCGTGCGAGGCGGCCGGGGACGGTGCCGATGGCGAGAGCGACGTGCACAGGCGGCAGAAAAGCTTGTGCGTCTTGAATGTGGAGGTCATTGTGATGGACGCGTAG
- a CDS encoding hypothetical protein (previous protein_id=AAM69012.1), whose translation MLGRSAHETMRTSTLASWQPRGTDSALSLSPQQRPSPSLRSPPSTPQQRDGGRHPYPHHHRHQYQQRANQQQQQQRTPRAGAVAPPPYSDRSDAASAGELVSPLMRSPRVSSPLTSLLQHQQPHHRRYRSSLPAPPPLRSLTLSSDRVSLRLARAHAPHHQQRTHYVDQSGRTATRHAPPLSIAALEEHNSASATARHGPRAHNRRRTRGRSNVRLHLPAPVLSSNQTEDKAQPSTPVDQRIPAMVPPSYDMYNLDVPGAGMRAAAAAATHGAYASSSPTSQAHQLKTAQPQPQLLHTLKLVDGVWRVVVPPQQQPPTSGPQLQHCTAAHPHHGNPACHSPSNHSCDWCGGLDNGEAASATEAASPIRCRGANSPTYRTPTTTPFTAAGTPCGVSMSACGGEWRSPCLAAAKMWCHHQRYPLPCHARTTPASVAMRSSSVGLSDGVDMALSPVSTPARAPRTPRQQQQQQQPHLLHGRHGVHHHCDAHSLSVPSLASEEAYAMCGQCSTPHEADLAAGTPSSAVPGAAASVARRGYQQALVTPTIVIARATPATARDVLTGTTVPASRWGFTNSAAASTSVGPTLQHDNARTTLSSIDSVSAATAAADGGRGRAVAVHDDDDDDAALLHASSSAYLRYQRNADFLYAVDCADECETAAVPTARGDTALGNAFMLAAAQATAAMDSSVTVSRSASSSSPAPSSVYYSPQQFRVGDLQQSAPATATTTPALRMRQPHNWALYGQRVTHTVSQPSHAGGGSILHSCATVTPLRCSCRDAAGWAGPNVLTTPPSACCGAPGTGEGWRSPMQWNPRQARDDLEMEAVKHVAQFALAQVAATAAAAPSTGLSSVSLSPSYATVSWNTVAQEAVVAVSPSHARNASPAEEARDDSVSQYTVALDGEEAAAEWLELLLHYRDRENESGRIRRALVDAAATAQTPPEAGGSSNPSAAAAAVTAATTLSWWATSSLMREGFPSRGNGIALQQQQQQGRQRHHAGTLPAVSSPSMTTATRAALAPPPAQLCTAMSAHRAARTISRCVRHNVWRMRENERQRVSASVAARVAAR comes from the coding sequence ATGCTGGGTCGCTCCGCACACGAAACGATGCGGACATCGACGCTAGCCTCCTGGCAGCCGCGTGGAACGGATTCGGCCCTGTCGTTgtcaccgcagcagcggccatcgccgtcgctgagGTCTCCGCCGAGTACGCCGCAACAGCGCGACGGTGGGCGCCATCCGTATCCACACCACCATCGTCATCAGTATCAGCAACGCGCgaatcagcagcagcagcagcagcgcacgcctCGCGCTGGCGCGGTCGCCCCTCCACCATACTCGGATCGCAGCGATGCCGCGTCTGCCGGCGAGTTGGTGTCACCGCTCATGCGCTCACCGAGGGTGTCCTCGCCGCTTACATCGCTGCttcagcatcagcagccgcATCACAGGCGGTATCGCTCCTCtctgccggcaccgccgccgctgcgcagcctgACGCTCTCGTCGGACCGTGTATCTCTGCGactcgcacgcgcacatgcgccgcaccaccagcagcgtaCCCATTACGTTGACCAGAGCGGTCGCACCGCCACGCGTCACGCTCCCCCGCTGTCGATCGCCGCCTTGGAAGAGCACAACTCAGCGAGTGCCACGGCCCGGCATGGGCCTCGCGCCCACAACcggcgacgcacacgcggtCGCAGCAACGTGCGACTGCACCTcccggcgccggtgctgagCAGCAACCAAACAGAAGACAAGGCGCAGCCGTCCACGCCGGTGGATCAACGCATCCCGGCCATGGTGCCACCGTCGTATGATATGTACAACCTCGACGTGCCTGGCGCTGGTatgcgtgcagcagcagcagcagcgacgcatgGTGCCTAcgcgtcgtcatcgcccACCTcacaggcgcaccagctcaaaactgcgcagccgcagccgcagctcctgcacacGCTGAAGCTGGTAGACGGTGTGTGGCGAGTCGTCGTacctccgcagcagcagccaccgaCATCCGGGCCACAACTGCAGCATTGCACGGCCGCCCACCCGCACCACGGCAACCCCGCATGCCACTCACCCAGCAATCACAGCTGCGACTGGTGCGGTGGCTTGGAcaacggcgaggcggcgtcggccaCGGAGGCCGCCTCGCCGATAAGGTGTCGCGGCGCCAACAGCCCAACATACAGGACTCCGACAACGACCCCattcaccgccgccggcacgccgTGCGGCGTGTCTATGTCGGCGTGCGGTGGTGAGTGGAGGTCGCCGTgcctcgcggcggcgaaaATGTGGTGTCACCACCAGCGCTatccgctgccgtgccacGCCCGCACCACACCCGCGTCCGTCGCAATGcgtagcagcagcgtcggccTATCCGACGGCGTTGACATGGCTCTTTCACCCGTCTCCACccctgcgcgtgcgccgcgtacgccacggcagcagcagcagcagcagcaacctcACCTACTGCACGGTCGGCACGGCGTTCACCACCACTGCGACGCCCACTCCCTGTCGGTCCCTTCCCTCGCTTCCGAAGAGGCGTACGCCATGTGCGGGCAGTGCAGCACGCCGCACGAGGCCGATCTGGCAGCCGgcacgccgtcgtcggcggttcccggcgccgctgcctcggtGGCCAGGCGGGGCTACCAGCAAGCGTTGGTGACACCAACAATCGTGATTGCCAGGGCGACACCGGCGACCGCCCGAGACGTGCTCACCGGCACCACGGTGCCGGCCTCTCGATGGGGCTTTACGAactctgccgccgcctccacatCTGTCGGGCCAACGCTACAGCACGAcaacgcgcgcacgacgctgTCATCAATCGACTCCGTCTCTGCTGCTACGGCCGCAGCCGATggaggccgcggccgcgcagtcgccgtccatgacgacgacgacgacgatgcggcACTACtgcacgcctcctcctcggcctaCCTGCGCTATCAACGCAATGCAGACTTTCTCTACGCCGTCGACTGCGCCGACGAGTGCGAGACcgccgcggtgccgacggCCAGAGGTGACACAGCGCTGGGCAATGCGTTCatgctcgccgccgcgcaagCCACCGCGGCCATGGACTCGTCAGTTACGGTGTCCcgctcggcctcctcctcctccccagcGCCGTCGTCTGTGTATTACAGCCCGCAGCAGTTTCGCGTTGGCGACCTGCAGCAGAGCGCACcggcgacagcaacgacgacgccggcgcttCGCATGCGTCAGCCACACAACTGGGCGCTATACGGCCAACGTGTCACACACACGGTTTCGCAACCGTCtcacgctggcggcggcagcattCTCCACAGCTGCGCAACCGTGACCCCGCTGCGGTGCTCGtgccgcgacgcggctgGGTGGGCCGGCCCAAACGTTCTGACGACCCCAcccagcgcctgctgcggtgccCCCGGCACCGGGGAGGGATGGCGGTCCCCGATGCAGTGGAACCCGCGCCAGGCTCGTGACGACCTCGAGATGGAGGCCGTGAAGCACGTGGCGCAGTTTGCCTTGGCACAGGtggccgccacagcagcagcagcaccgtcaaCCGGCTTGTCGTCGGTCTCGTTGTCTCCCTCGTACGCCACGGTATCTTGGAACACTgtggcgcaggaggcggtggtTGCTGTTTCGccgtcgcacgcgcggaATGCAAGCCCGGCGGAAGAGGCGCGCGATGACTCGGTGAGTCAGTACACTGTCGCCCTTgacggagaggaggcggcggcggagtgGCTGGAGCTGCTTCTACATTATCGTGACCGTGAAAATGAAAGTGGACGCATTCGTCGCGCTCTCGTCGATGCCGCAGCAACCGCGCAGACACCACCAGAGGCCGGGGGTAGCAGCAACcccagcgctgccgcggctgccgtgacggcggcgacgacgctcTCGTGGTGGGCCACATCGTCCCTTATGCGTGAAGGGTTTCCATCGCGCGGCAATGGAATTGCactacagcagcagcagcaacaggggcggcagcggcatcacgcTGGAACTCTGCCCGCTGTATCTTCTCCATCGATGACAACAGCGACAcgagcggcgctggcgccaccaccggcacagTTGTGTACCGCCATGAGCGCACACAGGGCAGCGCGCACAATATcgcggtgtgtgcgccaTAACGTGTGGCGCATGCGCGAGAacgagcgccagcgcgtctCTGCCTCCGTCGCCGCACGCGTTGCAGCGCGTTAA